A segment of the bacterium genome:
GTACAGCGTTGCGCGCCTTCGCGTTCCAGCGTGACATGGCCTTGTCGAACCCGAGCCGGACGATGTCCGCAAACGCCTCGCCGGCGGTGCCGACCGCCGCGTCGAACGCCCCCCGGATCTCCGGAGCGGGGGGGGTCAGGACGTAGTCGGCCGGGTCGACCCCCGCGGGGGGCCGTCCGATCCCCACGCGAATCCGGAGAAAATCGGCGGTCCCGAGGCGTTCCTTGAGGGAGCGCAATCCGTTGTGCCCGCCCGTCCCGCCACCGCGCTTCAGCCTCACCGCTCCGGCCGGGAGATCGATGTCGTCGTGGAGGACCACCAGATCCTCCGGGCCGCCGGCGTGCTTCCTGTAGAGCGGCGCCACCGCGTCGCCGGACAGGTTCATGAACGTCATCGGTTTGACAAGGACGACGTGCCGCCCGTCGATCTCGCAGGTCGCCAGCGAGGCGGCGGCGGCGGCCCTCCACCTCGCGCCCAGCGATTCGGCGATCCGGTCGATCGCCAGGAACCCCGCGTTGTGGAGCGTGGCGACGTACCGGCGCCCCGGATTCCCCAGTCCGACGATGAGTCGCGTGGGGCTCAGGGCCCCCTCACTCCTTCTTCTTCGATTCCTTTTCCGGCTTCTCTTCCTTCGCGCCGCCCTCTGCCACGCTGGCGCCCTCGGCCCCTTCCGCCACCAGTTCCTCGACCACCGCCGGGGCGGCCTCGGCCTTCGGTGTGTGGACCGCCGCCAGGGTCATCCGGAGATCCTTCTCGATGGGAACGACGCCCTCGGGGAACGGGACGTCCCCCAAGTGGAGGGAATCGCCGATTCCGAGGGAGGCGACATCGATCTCGAGAAACTCGGGAACGTGGTCGGGCGTGCACTCGACCTCGAGGCTGCGGGTGACCACATCGAGGACTCCGCCCATCTCGATGCCGAGCGCCTTCCCCTTGATCCGAAGCGGGACCTCGACGCGGAACTTCCTTCCGAGCGCCACCTCGTAGAAATCGACATGGGTGACACGGCCGGTCAGGGGATGGGTCTGGGTCTCCTTGAGGACCGCGTACGACTCTTTCCCCTCCGCCCCGTCCTGCACGGTCATCTTGACGACCACCGTCCCGCGGCGGGCCGTGTCGAGGAACTTTTCGAGGGGCCTGCGCTGGAACTCGATCGGCCGGGTCTCGAGCCCCTTGCCGTAGATGACGCCGGGGATCCTCCCCTCGGCGCGACGCTTCCGGTTGATCTCCTTCCCCGTGTACCGGCGGCGGTCCGCCGTCAACTCCATCATCGCCATCTTCTCTCTCCTCTTATACGAACAGCGAGCTGACCGAATCCTGGAAATGGATCCTCTTGATGGCCTCGCCCAGCAGGGGCGCGACCGTGAGGACGCGAATCTTTCCGCACCCCGCCTTGGGACCGAGGGGAATCGTGTTGGTCACCACGAGTTCCTCGATCTCCGATTTCTCGAGCCGCTCGATGGCCGGGCCCGACAGGACCGCGTGGGTGGCGCTGGCGTAGACATGCCTCGCCCCGTTGCGGCGCAGGGCGTCGGCGGACTGCGCGAGCGTTCCGGCCGTGTCCACCATGTCGTCGAGCAGGATCGCCGTCTTGCCTTCGACCTCCCCGATGATGTTCATCACCTCGGCCACGTTGGGCGCCACGCGGCGCTTGTCGATGATGGCGAGGGAGGCGGAAAGGCGCTTGGCGAAGGCGCGCGCCCGCTCGACGCCCCCGGCGTCCGGGGAGACGACCACGAGGTCGTTGTCGCTCCCGTACTTCTCCTTGATGTACTCGAGGAGCACCGGGGCCGAGTAGAGGTGGTCCACCGGGATGTTGAAAAACCCCTGGATCTGTCCCGCGTGGAGATCCATCGTAAGCACACGGGAGACGCCCGCCACGGTGAGCAGGTCGGCGACCAGCTTCGCCGTGATGGGGGCGCGGGGGAGGACCTTCCGGTCCTGGCGGGCGTACCCGTAATACGGGAGCACCGCCGTCACCCGCTTCGCCGAGGCGCGCTTGAGACCGTCCATCAGGATCAGCAGCTCCATCAGGTGATCGTTCACCGGGGGGCACGTGGGCTGGATCACGAAAACATCCACGCCGCGGACGTTGTCCCGGATCTCGACGTTCACCTCGCCGTCGCTGAACCGCTTGATGACCGCGGACCCGAGCGGGATGCAGAGGTACGCGCAGATCTCCTTCGCGAGATCCGGGTTCGCGTTCCCGGTGAAAACCTTCAGTCTCGTCACGCAACTCCCCTGTATCCGGAGGAAACTTCGCCGAAAGGATTGGATGTTATACCGAAAGGGGGGCGGATGGCAAGACCTATTCGTCCGCGCCCCAGGGTCCGGCCCCCGGCGTGGCTGGGAGGGAAGGGGTCGAACCTTCATCAGGGGCTTCAAAGGCCCCGGTCCTGCCGTTAGACGACCTCCCAGCGCACCCGAAATTCTACCGGGCCGCCGCGACCCCGTCAAGAACGGCGCCGATTCCCCGCTCGTACGCCCCGATCACGGCCTCCTCGATCATCCGCCGGGTTTCGTTGTTCAGGGGGTGGGCGGTGTCACGGTACGTGCCGTCCTTCGTCTTCTTGCTCGGCATGGCGACGAACAGGCCGGCGCTTCCCTGGATGATCTTGAGGTCGCGGACGACGAAGCAGTCGTCGAAGATGATCGTGGCGTACCCCTTCAGCTTCTCATTGTCCGACACCGGAAAGACTTTCACCTCGGTGATCCGCATCCTGGCCTCCTCCCGTTTCTCCTTGGACGCTTAGACGCTTCTCGCGACGAAGACCCGCCGCCCGTTTTTCCCGTCGCCGCCCGCCGACAATCTTCCTCGCGCCGTTCGCGCCGCGCCTTCCGACGCGAAGAGTCCGAACACCGCCGACCCGCTCCCCGACAGCCCCGCCGCCCCTGCTCCCGCGGACGCCAGTTCCCGGCGGATCGCCGCGATCTCCGGGTGCGAACGCTCCAGCACCGGCTCGAAATCGTTCCGGACGGCGGCCGCGACCTCCGAAAACGTCCGGAACGACGGGACGCCGCCACGGGGGGGCGGGTCGCCCGGTCCGCGCCCCAAACGCGCGTACCCCTCCTGCGTCGAAAGCCCGAAGGAGGGGCGAACGATGACCGCGTGGAACGGGACACTCCAGAGGAGGGGGGTGAGCCGCTCCCCGAACCCTTCGGCGAGAACCGCCCCTCCCTGCAGGAAGAACGGGACGTCCGCCCCGACGCTGACCGCCATCCCGAGGACCGCTTCCGGGGCAGGATGCTTCCCGGTCAGGGCGATCAATCCTTTCAGCGTCGCCGCCGCGTCGGAACTCCCGCCGCCCAGTCCCGATTCGGAGGGGATCGCCTTCCGGATCCCGATCCGCACCCCGGCGGGGGTCCCCGCCCAGGCGAGGAAGGAAGCGGCGGCCTTGTGGCAGCTGTTCGCCGCATCGGTCGGGATCCCGGGAGCGTCGCAGTCCACGTGGATTCCCTCGGGAGCCTCCTCGACGGTCACCTCGTCGTACAAGGAGACCGGCACCATGACCGAACGGATGTGGTGGTACCCGTCGGGGCGTTTCCCGAACACCTGCAGGGAGAGGTTCAACTTGGCCGGAGCGAGGAAGGAAACGGAGGAACCCATCCAGGAGTGCCTTTTCAAACGCTGTTTTCAAATATAAATATACCGGCCGCGGCCCCCTGTCAAGAGCGGGTTGCGGTTACCGCCGGAAGGTGAAGCCCTCTTTCGGGTCGGCGTCGACCGTCACCCGGTCCCCTTCGCGGAACTCCCCCTCGAGGATGCGGAGGGCGAGGGCGTCCTCGATCCGCTTCTGGAGGGCCCTCCGCAACGGCCTGGCGCCGTAGGCGGGATCGTACCCGATCTCCGCGATCCGGGACTTGGCCGACGGCGTGAGAGCGATCGAGATCTTCCTGTCCGCGAGCCGCTCGTTCAATTCCCGCACCATGATGTCGACGATCCGGGAAAGCTCTTTCTTTCCGAGGGAGTGGAACAGGACGATCTCGTCGAGCCGGTTCAGGAACTCGGGCCGGAAATCCCGGCGAAGCTCCTCCATCACGCGGTCGCGGATCACCTCTTCCCCCTTCCCCGCGAGCTCCTGGATCCAGTGGGAGCCCACGTTGGAGGTGAGGATGACCACGGCGTTCCGGAAGTCCACGGTCCGCCCCTGCCCGTCGGTCAGCCGGCCGTCCTCGAGAACCTGCAGAAGGATGTTGAAGACGTCGGGGTGCGCCTTCTCGATCTCGTCGAACAGGATCACCGCGTACGGCTTGCGGCGGATCGCCTCGGTGAGCCCTCCCCCTTCGTCGTATCCCACGTACCCCGGCGGAGCGCCGATCATCCGGGCGACCGAATGCTTCTCCATGTATTCGGACATGTCGAGGCGCACCATGGCGGCCTCGTCGTCGAACAGGAACTGCGCGAGGGCCCGCGCCAGTTCCGTCTTTCCGACGCCGGTCGGCCCGAGAAAGAGAAACGACCCGATGGGGCGGCGGGGATCCTTCAGCCCCGACCGGGCGCGCCGCACGGCGTCGGCGACGAGGCCGACCGCCTCCTCCTGCCCCACCACCCTCGCGGAAAGGCGCTCCTCCATCTTGAGGAGCTTGCTCACTTCCCCCTCGACCAGCCGGGAAACGGGGATCCCCGTCCACCGGGAGACGATCTGCGCAACGTCCTCCTCGTCCACCTCCTCCTTGAGAAGACGGTCCTTCGAGGGCTCCGCCGCCCGCGACGCCTCCTCGATCTGCTTCCGGAGGGCGGGGAGGACGCCGTACTTCAGCTGCGACGCCTTCTCGAGGTCCCCCTCCCGTTCCGCCCGCTGCATCTCCTGGAGGGTCAGCTCGATCCGCTCCTTGACCTCCCGGTTCCCGGCGATCTCCCGCTTCTCCGCCTCCCACCGCCCGCGCAACGCGGCGATCTTCGCGGAAAGCTCCGACAGCTCCGTCTCGATTCCCGCAAGCCGCTCCCGCGAGGCCGGGTCGGTCTCCTTCACCAACGCCTGCCGCTCGATCTCGAGCTGGGTCTTTCGACGCTCGACCTCGTCGATCTCCGTGGGGACGGAGTCGATCTCGATCTTGAGGCGGGAGGCCGCCTCGTCCACCAGGTCGATCGCCTTGTCGGGCAGGAACCGGTCGGAAATATACCGGTGGGACAAGGTGGCGGCGGCGATCAGCGCGGAATCCTTGATCCGCACGCCGTGGTGCACCTCGTAGCGGCCCTTGAGGCCCCGGAGGATGGCGATCGTGTCCTCCACGGACGGCTCGCCGACCGGGACCGGCTGGAACCGCCGCTCCAGCGCCGCGTCCTTCTCCACGTACCGGCGGTATTCATCGAGGGTGGTCGCCCCGACGCACCGCAGCTCCCCGCGCGCGAGGGCGGGCTTCAGCATGTTGGAGGCGTCCATCGATCCCTCGGCCTTCCCCGCCCCCACGAGGGTATGCAGTTCGTCGATGAAGAGGATCACCTTCCCCTCGGCCGCGGTGATTTCCTTCAGGACCGCCTTCAAGCGGTCCTCGAACTCGCCCCGGTACTTCGCGCCGGCGATGAGGGCCCCGAGATCGAGGGCGAGCACCCGCTTCTCCTTCAATCCCTCCGGGACGTCCCCCGTCACCACCCGCTGGGCGAGCCCCTCCGCGATCGCGGTCTTGCCCACGCCGGGTTCCCCGATGAGGACGGGATTGTTCTTTGTGCGGCGGGAGAGGACCTGGATCACGCGGCGGATCTCGTCGTCCCGGCCGATCACCGGGTCGAGCTTGTCGCGCCGGGCCGCGTCGGTCAGGTCGCGGCAATACTTTTCGAGGGCCTGGTACTTCGCCTCGGGGTTCTCGTCGGTGATCCGCTGGGTCCCGCGGATGGCGGTCAGGGCGGAGAGGAGAGCCTCGCGCGTCAATCCGCGCTTCCGCAGGAAGTCGGCCACCTTCCCGGGCTCGGACGCGAAGGCGAGGAGGAAGTGCTCGGCGGAGAGGAATTCGTCCTTGAACGCGTCCGCCTCGGAGAGGGCACGCCGGAACAGCGGCTCGAGGCGGGGAGACAGCCCCCGGCTCACCGCCCCCGACACCTTCGGCAGCGACGCGAGGAGCCCCTCGGCATCCGACAGGAGCTGTTGCGGGGAGACCCCGGCGCGGGCGAGGAGCTCCCCCGTGACGCCGCCTTCCTGGCGCAGGAACGCGCAGAGGAGGTGCCCCCCCTCCACTTCGGCGTGGCCGCGCTCCGACGCGAGACGCACGGCGTCCTGCAGCGCTTCCTGGGACTTCACGGTGAGCTTGTCGAGGGAGATCATCGCCGCCTCCACGGACGGAAGGTTCTCGACGGAACGTGGCCCGCCGCTCCACGCGGACGCCCCCCGGGGGGCGCGTTTTTCCTACCTGTTTTTCACCGTCAGGAGGAGGCGGGATTCGCCGCGCTCCACCAGGAAGAGCATCGTCTTGTCGGACTGGAACTTCTTCACGAGCTTCGCGAACTCGGCCGCGTTGGTGACGGGGATCCGCTTGTCCTGGCGCAGGATCGCCCGGACGATGTCCCCCTCGTTGAACCCGGCTTCCTCCGCCGGGGTGCCGTCCGCCACCCCGGTCACCACCACGCCCTTCGTGTTCCCGATTTCGAACCGCCGTGCGATCTCGGGGGTGATGTCCTGGACCGTTAGCCCGAGATCCTTCGAGGTCTCGTGCCCCCCGGCCGGTTTCCCCGGCTCCCCCTCCATCCGGGCGATCGTCACGGCGACGGTCGTCTCCTTCCCTTCCCGGAGCAGCCGCACGTCCACGGTCTTCCCCGGCTTCGTCAAGGCCACGATCTGCGGCAGGTCGTGCTGGTCCCGGACCTCCTTCCCGTCGAACCCCACGATCACGTCGCCGGAGCGGATTCCCGCCTTCTCCGCCGGGCCGCCGGATGTCACATCGGACACCAGCGCCCCCTGCCGGCCGGGGATCCCGAGGCTCTCCGCCGTCTCGGGGGTGAGCCGCTGGATGTAGACCCCGAGCCACCCGCGCGTCACCTTCCCCTTCTCCTTCAACTGATCGAGGACCGACTTGGCGAGCTGGATCGGCGTCGCGAACCCGATCCCCTGCCCGCCCTGGATGATCGCCGTGTTGATCCCGATGACCTCGCCCTTCAAGTTGAACAGGGGGCCGCCCGAGTTCCCCGGGTTGATCGAGGCGTCGGTCTGGATGAAGTCATCGTACGGCCCGGAGCCGATGATCCGCCCCTTGGCGCTGACGATCCCCGCCGTCACGGTGTGGCCGAGCGCGAACGGGTTGCCGATCGCCACGACCCACTCGCCCACCTCGAGCTGGTCGGAGTCGCCCAACGCCACGTACGGAAGCTTCTTCTTCCCGTCGATCTTGATCAGGGCGATGTCGATCTTCGGGTCGGTTCCGACGATCTTCGCCTTGAACTGCTCCTTGTCGAGGAGGGTGACCATCACCTCGTCGGCCTTCTCCACCACGTGGTTGTTCGTGAGGATGTAGCCGTCGCTGGAAACGATGAACCCGGATCCGAGCGACCTGCGCTTCTGCTCCCTCGGCATGCGCCCGAAGAATTTGTTGAAGAAATCGTCGAACGGATCTTGCTGGCCGAACGGATTGCGCATCTGGGGGTGGTTGAATTTCACCACCTGGGTGGTGGAGATGTTGACCACCGACGGGGAGACCTCCCTGAACAGGAGCGGAATGTCGACCGGCGCCATCCGGACCCCCGCCGCCATGGGGACCGCCGCCGGCTTCTCCTTGTCGCCCCACAAGGCACGGGCGATCGGCGAGAAATTGAACCCCGCGGACAACACGACCCCGGCGGCCACCGCCGCGAGAACGAGGACGACTACCCTGCTTTTGCGGATCACCGTTGGTCTCCTCCCTTTCCATGCCCCGCGGGGGGCGCGTTGATCATCGCCATGTATCCCATCCGGAGGTGGTACAGTCCCTCGCGGAGTATCTCTTCCTCTTCCTTCGTCAGGTTTCCCTTCGTCTTCTCCTGCAGGATCCCGAGGAGATCGATCGCGTCCTTGGCCGCCGGCAGGTCGACCGGGGAACGTTTCCCGTCGGGCCCCTGGAGCATTCCGAGCCCGGCCATCGCACCCACCTGCAGGGACTGCACGAGGTCGAGGAAGCGCGGGACGCCCGCCTTCGCCTCCGCACCTCGCAACTCCTCCTGCGGAGGCTTCGGCGGGGCTTCGCCCTGCGAAGGCGGCCCTTGGCCCGCCGTAGCGCCCGACGAAGTTTTTTCCGGCGGAGGGGGCGAAGGCGGCTCCTGGCCCGCCGTAGCGCCCGACGAAGTTTTTTCCGGCGGAGGGGGCGAAGGCGGCTCCTGGCCCGCCGTAGCGCCCGACGAAGTTTTTTCCGGCGGAGGGGGCGAAGGCGGCTCCACCCCCCTCCGGTCGATCACCTTGAAACCCTTGTCCTCCTTTTCTTCCGGCATCAGACGCCCACCTTCTGCGTGATGAGAACCACCCCCCCGTCGACCGCGTCGACGAGGAAATGGTCGGACTCCTTCCACTTGAGCGTAGCGGGCACCTTGACTTTCTCGTCGATGGCGCGCTTGAGGAACCGCGCACCGTACTTGACGGAGAACCCGGCGCGCGCCAGGGCGGCGACGGCCGCCTCCGTGACGACCAGCGTCTTCCCGTGCGTCGCCATCCTCTTCCGGATCGTGTCGATGTACAGCTCGGCGATCCGCCGGACCTCGTCGACGGAGAGGGGCGTGAAGACGACGACGTCGTCGAGCCGGTTGATGAACTCCGGCGTGAACCGGTTCTCGGCCGCCTTCAGCACCGCCTTGCGGACCGGCTCGAAATCGACCGTCCCGGGTCCGAACCCCATCGGGCGCACGAGCTTCGACAGCTCCTCCGCCCCGAGGTTGCTCGTCATGATGATGATCGTGTCGGAGAAGTAGACCTTCTTCCCGCGCCCGTCGGTCAGCCACCCCTCGTCGAACGCCTGGAGGAAGAGGTTGTGGACGTAGGTGTCGGCCTTCTCGATCTCGTCGAGCAGGATCACGGAGTACGGGTTGTCCCTCACCTGGTTCGTCAGGATCCCCCCGCGTTCGGACCCGACGATCCCGCGCGGCATCCCGATCAGCTTGTCGACCGCGAGCGCGCCGTCGCGGTATTCCGACATGTCGACGCGGATCATCTGGCGCTCGTCGCCGAAGAGGTACTCCGACAGCGCCCTCGCCATCTCCGTCTTGCCGACACCCGTGGGGCCGAGGAAGAGAAGCACCCCGTCCGGCCGGTAGATGTTCGCCTTGAGGGGGCCCTTGTTCATCCGCAGGGACCTGGCCACCGAGGCGATCGCCTCCTTCTGGCCCACCAGCCGCCGCGAGATCCGCTCCTCGATGTCCCGGAACCGCTCCCCCACGTCCCGGAGGAGGATGTCCGTCGGGTTCTTCGTCTCGGTCGCGATCACGTCGAGCACGTCCTTCCCCGTGACGGCCTTTCCCGCTTCGTCCCGGATCTCGACGCGGACGCACGCGGTGTCGAGCCAGTTGATCACCTTGTCGGGCAGGCGCAGGGAACGGGCGTACCGGTCGGACATGGAAAGGGCGAAGTCGATCGCCTCGTCCAGGATCTCCACCCCGTAGTTCGCCTCGAGGCGGGGCTTGAGGCCCATGAGGATCTCGCGCGTCTCCTCGAGGGTCGGCTCCCCGATCTTCACCACCCGGAACCGCCGGGAGAGCGCCTCGTCCTCCTGGAGGATCTCCTTGTACTCCGTGGCTGTCGTGGCGCCGATCATCTGGACCTCGCCGCGGGCCAGGGCCGACTTGAAGATGTTCGCCGCGTCGGAGGGGACGCCCATGGCGGATCCCGCGCCGACCAGGGTGTGCGCCTCGTCGATGAAGAGGATGAGGTTCCTCCGCTCCTTTACCTCGGCGATCACCTTCTCGATCCGGTCCTCGAACATCCCCCGGAAGACGGTCCCCGCCACGACCGTGTTCATCTGCAGGTTGACCACGTGGTGTCCCCGGAGCCGCTCGGGCACCCGGTGCGGCTCGTACTCGAGACGCATCGCGAGCCCCTCGACCACGGCAGTCTTCCCCACCCCCGGGTCTCCGAGGATCATCACCGAGTTGGACCGGTCTCTGTGGCAGAGGTATTCGAGGATCCGGTCGATCTCCGGGTCCCGCCCGATGATCGGGGGGATCTTCCCTTCCCGGGCGAGGAGGTTCAGGTTCACGGCGAACGTCCGGAGGTTCGCCGGAAGTTCGTACCGCTTGCGGAACTCCTCGACCTTCTCCTCCCGGGTCCGTAGCTGCGCGGCGAACCGGGAAAGGGCGACGGACGGGTCGACGCCGTAATTCTTGAGAATTCGCGCCGGGATGGAGTGGACCTCGTGGAAGATGCCGAGGAACAGGTCGGAGGCGTCGATCTGGCCGCGGCGGTTCCGCTGCGCCGTCTCCCACGCGACCCGGAAGACCTGCTTGGTCGCCGGGGGGACCTTCAATCCGACTCCCAGGTACTGCCGCGAGATGTTCAGGTGCTCGGCGAGGGAAAAGAGAACCGCCTCGACGTTCAGCCCAATCGCCGCCATCAGCTCCTGGAACATCGTCTTCTCCTGGTCGGCGAAGGCGATGAACAGGTGCTCGAGTCCGAGATAATAGTGATGCCGCCGCTGCGACTCCTCGATCGAGGCGTTCAGCATCCGGTGCCCCGACTCGGAGAGCTTTTCCCGGTAGAACGAGATCTCCATCATGAGCGGATCCGCCCCCGCATCGCCATCAGGCGTGCGACCCGTTCCTCCACCGGAGGGTGGGTGCTGAAAAGGCGCGTGAGTCCGCCGCCGGCCAGCGGGCTCATGATGAACATGTGGGCCGTCGCGGGAGACGCCTGCATCGGCACCTGCCGGGATACGCCCGAGATCTTCTCGAGTGCGTGCGCGAGCGCCTCGGGCTTCCCGCAGAATCGGGCGCCGGTCTCGTCGGCGAGGTATTCCCGCGAGCGCGAGACGGCCATCTGGATCATCATCGCCCCGAGGGGTGCGAGGATCGCCATCACGAGGAGCTGCAGCATGCCGCCCCCTTCGCGGTCGTCCCGCCCGCCGCCGAAGATCGCGGCGAAGCGCGCCATGTTGGCCAGCAGCATGATCGCCCCCGCCAGGGTGGCCGCCATCGTGCCGATGAGGATGTCCCGGTTCCTCACGTGGGCCATCTCGTGCGCGAGCACGCCCTCGAGCTCCTCCGGCGAGAGGATCCGCAGGATCCCCTCGGTCACCGCCACCGCGGCGTGGGCCGGGTTGCGCCCCGTCGCGAAGGCATTGGGCGACTCCTGGGGGATGACGTACACCTTCGGCATCGGCACCCCTGCCGCCAGGGCGAGCCGGCGCACGATCCCGTGGAGCTGCGGCGATTCGGCTTCCGTGGCCTCCCGCGCGCGGTACATCCGAAGGACGATCTTGTCGGAAAACCAGTACGAACCGACGTTCATGACGATCGCCAGCCCGAAGGCGAAGAGCATCCCGGACTGTCCCCCGATCGCCTTTCCCACGAGCACGAACAGGACCGTGAGGACCGCCAGCAGGAGCGTCGTTTTCAGCGTGTTGCCCATGGTTCCCCCTTGCCTCCCCTGCCTCATATTGATTCCATTATAGGCTTTTCAGTTCCAATGGCCCCGCGGATCCTTCTCCTCGAACGCGGCGATGCGGTCCACCAGCCGGAGGAACTCCTCCGGCGGCGAAGGCGGGACGACCACCTGGAGCACGACGTACTGGTCCCCCCGTTCCGCCGTCCCGGGGGTCGGGACGCCCCGCCCCTTGAGCCGCAGCTTCCTTCCGCTGGAGGAGCCGGGGGGGACCGTCACGGTGACCGTCCCGTCGACGGTCGGCACCTCGATCTTCGCCCCCTTGACCGCCTCCGAGAAACGGATCGGGGCTTCGAGGAGGATGTCGTTCCCCTCCCGGCGGAAGTACGGGTGCGCCAGCATGCGCAGCTCGACCTGCAGGTCGCCGCTTTCCCCCGGAGCCGCCCGTTCCTCCCCCTTCGAAGGGACGCGGATCGTGGCGCCGTCCCTCGCCCCCGCAGGGATGCGGATCTTGACGCGCTCCTCGGTTTCGGTCACCCCTCGTCCGAAGCACGCCGGGCATCCACGGCGCCCGACGCGGCCGGTACCCCCGCACTGCCCGCACACGCGGGACCGGGGATACCGGATCTCCCGGACCGCCCCCCGGACCATGTCGAGGAAGTCGACGGGCAGCTCGACCCGGATGTCGCTCCCCCGTCCGGGTTGGGAAAACCTCGCCCCCCCGCCGCGAAGCATGTCGCCGAGGATATCCCCGAAGTCGAACGACTCCGCCTGGAACCCGCCGGGGGCGTGTCCCGCGCCGCCGAACGGGCCGGCGCCGTGGAAGCCGCCCGCGAATCCCCCATGGCGGATCGCGTCGTACTCCTCCCGCTTCTTCCGGTC
Coding sequences within it:
- a CDS encoding ATP-dependent Clp protease ATP-binding subunit, with translation MMEISFYREKLSESGHRMLNASIEESQRRHHYYLGLEHLFIAFADQEKTMFQELMAAIGLNVEAVLFSLAEHLNISRQYLGVGLKVPPATKQVFRVAWETAQRNRRGQIDASDLFLGIFHEVHSIPARILKNYGVDPSVALSRFAAQLRTREEKVEEFRKRYELPANLRTFAVNLNLLAREGKIPPIIGRDPEIDRILEYLCHRDRSNSVMILGDPGVGKTAVVEGLAMRLEYEPHRVPERLRGHHVVNLQMNTVVAGTVFRGMFEDRIEKVIAEVKERRNLILFIDEAHTLVGAGSAMGVPSDAANIFKSALARGEVQMIGATTATEYKEILQEDEALSRRFRVVKIGEPTLEETREILMGLKPRLEANYGVEILDEAIDFALSMSDRYARSLRLPDKVINWLDTACVRVEIRDEAGKAVTGKDVLDVIATETKNPTDILLRDVGERFRDIEERISRRLVGQKEAIASVARSLRMNKGPLKANIYRPDGVLLFLGPTGVGKTEMARALSEYLFGDERQMIRVDMSEYRDGALAVDKLIGMPRGIVGSERGGILTNQVRDNPYSVILLDEIEKADTYVHNLFLQAFDEGWLTDGRGKKVYFSDTIIIMTSNLGAEELSKLVRPMGFGPGTVDFEPVRKAVLKAAENRFTPEFINRLDDVVVFTPLSVDEVRRIAELYIDTIRKRMATHGKTLVVTEAAVAALARAGFSVKYGARFLKRAIDEKVKVPATLKWKESDHFLVDAVDGGVVLITQKVGV
- the htpX gene encoding zinc metalloprotease HtpX; the encoded protein is MGNTLKTTLLLAVLTVLFVLVGKAIGGQSGMLFAFGLAIVMNVGSYWFSDKIVLRMYRAREATEAESPQLHGIVRRLALAAGVPMPKVYVIPQESPNAFATGRNPAHAAVAVTEGILRILSPEELEGVLAHEMAHVRNRDILIGTMAATLAGAIMLLANMARFAAIFGGGRDDREGGGMLQLLVMAILAPLGAMMIQMAVSRSREYLADETGARFCGKPEALAHALEKISGVSRQVPMQASPATAHMFIMSPLAGGGLTRLFSTHPPVEERVARLMAMRGRIRS
- a CDS encoding J domain-containing protein, producing the protein MDPKKDYYRILGVPEGASAEEIRKAFRRLAKKHHPDVNPGDKAAESRFKEANEAHEVLSDRKKREEYDAIRHGGFAGGFHGAGPFGGAGHAPGGFQAESFDFGDILGDMLRGGGARFSQPGRGSDIRVELPVDFLDMVRGAVREIRYPRSRVCGQCGGTGRVGRRGCPACFGRGVTETEERVKIRIPAGARDGATIRVPSKGEERAAPGESGDLQVELRMLAHPYFRREGNDILLEAPIRFSEAVKGAKIEVPTVDGTVTVTVPPGSSSGRKLRLKGRGVPTPGTAERGDQYVVLQVVVPPSPPEEFLRLVDRIAAFEEKDPRGHWN